A genomic window from Yoonia rosea includes:
- a CDS encoding Gfo/Idh/MocA family protein, translating to MDTVNYGLIGCGMMGREHILNINLLPQGRVSVVYDPVAELAESAATLAENAHVAGSIEELLAFENLDAVVIVSPNYLHVQQLQQIVARRPLPILCEKPLYTDPADAPVLEALFKDYPHPVWVAMEYRYMPPVAALIAQAEQATGGIKMLTIREHRFPFLPKIGDWNRFNANTGGTLVEKCCHFFDLMRVILQDEPVRVMASAGQSLNHIDERYDGKAPDIWDNGYVILDFAKGARAMLELCMFAEGSKYQEEISAVGPKGKIEALVPGPGRFWPQLLGAPPVPQMIISPRAPKGPYVSEIPVDPTLLEAGDHNGSTFYQHQRFNAVVRGEGEVEVTLADGAKAVAIGMAAQESARTGQAVTL from the coding sequence TGCGGCATGATGGGTCGCGAACATATCTTGAATATCAATCTGCTACCGCAGGGCCGCGTGTCGGTGGTTTATGATCCGGTGGCGGAACTGGCGGAATCAGCGGCGACCTTGGCGGAAAACGCCCATGTTGCGGGGTCGATTGAAGAGCTTTTGGCCTTCGAGAATCTGGATGCAGTGGTGATTGTCAGCCCCAATTATCTGCATGTGCAGCAGTTGCAGCAAATCGTGGCAAGGCGCCCGCTGCCGATCTTGTGTGAAAAGCCGCTTTACACCGACCCCGCGGATGCGCCCGTGCTTGAGGCGCTGTTCAAGGATTACCCCCATCCGGTCTGGGTGGCCATGGAATACCGCTATATGCCCCCCGTCGCGGCCTTGATTGCGCAGGCCGAGCAGGCCACCGGCGGCATCAAGATGCTGACCATCCGCGAACACCGTTTTCCGTTCCTGCCCAAGATTGGAGACTGGAACCGGTTCAACGCCAATACCGGTGGCACATTGGTCGAGAAATGCTGTCACTTCTTCGATCTGATGCGGGTCATATTGCAGGATGAACCGGTCCGCGTGATGGCGAGCGCGGGGCAATCGCTGAACCACATTGACGAGCGCTATGACGGCAAAGCCCCAGATATCTGGGACAACGGCTATGTGATCCTGGATTTCGCCAAGGGCGCGCGCGCGATGCTGGAACTGTGCATGTTCGCCGAAGGGTCAAAGTATCAAGAAGAGATCAGCGCTGTAGGGCCGAAAGGCAAGATCGAGGCGCTGGTGCCAGGTCCGGGGCGGTTCTGGCCGCAACTGTTGGGTGCGCCGCCGGTGCCGCAAATGATTATCAGCCCGCGTGCGCCCAAAGGCCCTTATGTGTCGGAAATTCCGGTTGATCCCACGTTGTTGGAAGCGGGCGATCACAACGGATCAACCTTTTATCAACATCAGCGCTTCAACGCGGTTGTGCGCGGTGAAGGTGAGGTCGAAGTCACCTTGGCCGATGGGGCCAAGGCGGTTGCGATCGGGATGGCCGCGCAGGAAAGCGCGCGGACAGGACAGGCGGTGACGCTCTAG
- a CDS encoding sulfite oxidase heme-binding subunit YedZ, translating to MRKTLSALHPYWLWALFALPAVLMSYEALTSDNPRIFHILVHPTGEFSARFLIVTLMATPLAMLLKGWRGPQWLKKNRRYLGVAAFGYALLHTVFYLIDKGSLATVTGELSRLYIWTGWIAFIVFIPLALTSMDYFVRKMGTWWKWLQRWTYAAAVLTLIHWAALQDWHGTTPALIHFGPLIALEAYRVWYWYLRPGRRTVAA from the coding sequence ATGCGCAAAACCCTTTCTGCCCTGCATCCCTATTGGCTATGGGCGCTCTTTGCCCTGCCTGCCGTGCTGATGAGCTACGAGGCCCTCACTTCGGATAATCCCCGGATCTTTCATATTCTGGTCCATCCCACGGGCGAGTTTTCCGCCCGCTTTCTGATCGTCACCCTGATGGCCACACCGCTGGCAATGCTCTTGAAAGGGTGGCGCGGGCCGCAATGGCTCAAAAAGAACCGCCGCTATCTGGGTGTTGCGGCCTTCGGTTACGCGCTCTTGCATACTGTGTTCTACCTGATCGACAAAGGCTCGCTTGCGACCGTAACAGGCGAACTCTCGCGGCTTTACATCTGGACAGGCTGGATCGCGTTTATCGTCTTCATTCCGCTTGCCTTGACGTCGATGGATTACTTCGTGCGCAAGATGGGCACATGGTGGAAATGGCTCCAACGCTGGACCTATGCCGCTGCCGTGCTGACCCTGATCCACTGGGCGGCCCTGCAAGACTGGCACGGGACGACACCGGCACTGATCCACTTCGGCCCGCTGATCGCACTTGAGGCCTACCGCGTCTGGTATTGGTACCTGCGCCCCGGCAGGCGGACCGTAGCAGCCTGA
- a CDS encoding 3-carboxy-cis,cis-muconate cycloisomerase: MTGFTHHPWLKGLLGDSEAAAIWRPEQQMQQMLACEAAFTRALGHTGQICMDQAIKVAALITDFKPDLDAINTATMRDGVPVPELVAQLKRAAGPDAGAVHTGTTSQDVVDTALALTIKAFNDLLGDRLTFLAADFDTLSDQFRDRTIMGRTRMQAALPITFSERLATWSQPMARHALRLSRLRPEIEVLSLGGAVGDRAAFGDHGDAIAAAMATDLGLHNPSKAPHAMRDHIADYANLLSLITGSLGKMGQDICLMAQQGIEEIGLEGGGGSSAMPHKQNPVLAELLVSNARFNATQLAGMHHALVHEQERSGAAWVLEWMILPQMAEVTARSLSVAHDLATRITRIG; encoded by the coding sequence ATGACAGGGTTCACGCACCATCCATGGCTCAAAGGGCTGCTTGGCGACAGCGAAGCCGCAGCGATCTGGAGGCCCGAGCAGCAAATGCAGCAGATGCTGGCATGCGAGGCAGCCTTTACGCGCGCCTTGGGGCACACAGGCCAGATATGCATGGATCAGGCGATAAAGGTCGCCGCACTGATTACCGATTTCAAACCCGATCTTGATGCGATCAATACCGCCACGATGCGCGACGGTGTACCTGTCCCCGAATTGGTGGCGCAACTGAAACGCGCCGCGGGTCCGGATGCCGGTGCGGTCCATACAGGCACCACCTCGCAGGATGTGGTCGACACAGCGCTGGCCCTGACCATCAAAGCCTTCAACGATCTGCTTGGCGACAGGCTCACGTTCTTGGCCGCTGACTTTGACACGCTCTCGGACCAGTTTCGCGACCGCACCATCATGGGGCGCACCCGCATGCAGGCAGCCTTGCCCATCACCTTTTCGGAACGGCTCGCGACGTGGTCGCAACCCATGGCGCGGCACGCGCTGCGGCTATCGCGCCTGCGCCCCGAGATCGAGGTTCTGAGCCTTGGCGGGGCCGTCGGAGATCGGGCGGCCTTTGGCGATCATGGCGATGCCATCGCCGCAGCCATGGCGACAGACCTTGGCCTGCACAATCCGTCCAAAGCGCCCCATGCGATGCGCGATCATATCGCCGATTACGCCAACCTCTTGTCCCTGATCACCGGAAGCCTCGGCAAGATGGGGCAAGACATTTGCCTGATGGCGCAACAGGGTATTGAAGAAATCGGCTTGGAAGGCGGTGGTGGGTCATCTGCAATGCCACACAAGCAAAACCCAGTGCTGGCCGAACTGCTGGTCAGCAACGCGCGGTTCAATGCGACACAGCTTGCCGGGATGCACCACGCGTTGGTCCATGAACAGGAACGCTCTGGCGCGGCCTGGGTGCTGGAGTGGATGATCCTGCCGCAAATGGCCGAAGTCACGGCGCGCAGCCTGTCGGTTGCGCATGATCTGGCAACACGCATCACGCGGATCGGATAA
- the pcaD gene encoding 3-oxoadipate enol-lactonase: MMFATLNGATLHYRFRAGQGRAVVFLNSLGTDFRIWDAVIDQLPAETPVLCIDKRGHGLSDGNDITMPNLVGDVAALMDHTGLTSALVCGVSVGGLIAQGLATTRPDLVSGLVLCCTGAKIGDAAMWNTRISAVQTDGIGAMAPAILERWFSAQFRAEQPTALAIYRNMLARTTANGYAAVCATLRDTDSTAATRTITVPTHCIAGSADLSTPPDLVRALSALIQGATFEVIADCGHLPCIEAPKTVAQAINAVHKRIQ; this comes from the coding sequence ATGATGTTTGCAACACTCAACGGGGCCACCCTGCACTACCGCTTCCGTGCGGGCCAAGGCCGTGCGGTCGTCTTTCTCAACTCGCTTGGAACTGATTTCCGGATTTGGGACGCGGTGATTGACCAACTCCCAGCAGAGACGCCCGTGCTGTGTATCGACAAACGCGGCCACGGCCTGAGCGATGGCAATGATATCACCATGCCAAATCTGGTCGGTGATGTCGCCGCACTGATGGATCACACCGGTCTGACCTCTGCCCTTGTTTGCGGTGTCTCGGTCGGCGGTTTGATTGCACAGGGGCTCGCGACAACGCGCCCCGACCTCGTTTCTGGGCTGGTCTTGTGCTGTACGGGCGCAAAAATCGGCGATGCGGCCATGTGGAACACGCGGATTTCCGCGGTCCAGACCGACGGTATCGGCGCAATGGCACCTGCCATCCTTGAGCGGTGGTTCAGTGCGCAGTTCAGAGCCGAACAGCCCACCGCCCTTGCGATTTACCGCAACATGCTGGCACGTACCACCGCCAACGGCTATGCCGCCGTCTGCGCCACCCTGCGCGACACGGATTCAACTGCGGCCACCCGAACCATCACCGTACCCACCCACTGCATCGCAGGGAGCGCGGATCTTTCCACGCCACCTGACCTTGTGCGCGCCCTCAGCGCGCTGATCCAAGGTGCAACATTTGAGGTGATCGCGGACTGCGGCCACCTGCCCTGTATCGAGGCCCCCAAAACGGTGGCCCAAGCGATCAATGCGGTGCATAAGAGGATCCAATGA
- a CDS encoding 3-keto-5-aminohexanoate cleavage protein — translation MTNPCIICVAITGSVPTQADNPAVPVTIAEQIESTHAAFEAGATIAHCHVRDDAGKPTSDPERFARLKEGIEAHCPGMIVQLSTGGRSGAGRERGGMLPLAPDMASLSVGSNNFPTRVYENSPDLVDWLASEMLAYNVKPEIEAFDLSHIVQATRMASDGRLKSPLYVQFVMGVKNAMPADEPIFDFYIETLKRLAPDAQWCAAGIGPAQLTVNEWAISKGGHTRTGLEDNIRLDRNTLAPSNAALVQRAVDLCEKYERPVATWQEARAILGLQKSAA, via the coding sequence ATGACAAACCCCTGTATCATCTGCGTCGCCATCACCGGCTCTGTCCCGACACAAGCCGATAATCCGGCGGTGCCCGTGACGATCGCCGAACAGATCGAAAGCACCCATGCCGCATTCGAGGCCGGTGCCACCATCGCCCATTGTCATGTCCGCGATGACGCGGGCAAACCCACCTCCGACCCCGAACGCTTTGCACGGCTGAAAGAGGGCATCGAGGCACATTGCCCCGGCATGATCGTGCAACTGTCTACCGGCGGACGCTCAGGCGCGGGGCGCGAACGCGGCGGCATGCTACCCTTGGCCCCCGACATGGCGTCACTCTCGGTCGGGTCCAACAATTTCCCGACACGGGTCTATGAAAACAGCCCCGATCTTGTGGATTGGCTGGCTTCGGAAATGCTGGCCTATAACGTCAAACCCGAAATCGAGGCCTTTGACCTCAGCCATATTGTCCAGGCCACCCGCATGGCCAGTGACGGGCGGCTGAAAAGCCCGCTCTACGTGCAATTCGTGATGGGCGTCAAAAACGCGATGCCTGCGGATGAACCGATCTTTGACTTTTACATCGAGACCCTGAAACGGCTCGCCCCCGACGCCCAGTGGTGCGCTGCTGGCATTGGTCCTGCGCAACTGACGGTCAACGAATGGGCTATATCAAAGGGTGGGCATACCCGTACCGGCCTTGAAGACAACATCCGCCTTGATCGCAACACGCTGGCCCCGTCGAACGCGGCTTTGGTGCAGCGTGCGGTAGACCTGTGCGAAAAATACGAACGCCCCGTCGCCACATGGCAAGAGGCGCGCGCGATCCTCGGCCTGCAAAAGAGCGCTGCATGA
- the pcaG gene encoding protocatechuate 3,4-dioxygenase subunit alpha: protein MTQSLNYLKETASQTAGPYVHIGLAPGDAGFDIYAQELGRDIAGPNAKGQRITVTGIVTDGTGAPVKDVLIEIWQANAAGIYAGAGDVEEGFRGWGRVIPDFDTGKFTFETVKPGPVAGTDGRMAAPHLNLWLVARGINVGLNTRMYFDDETANASDPVLNLIEQAHRRDTLIATGDANTFTFNISLQGENETVFLDV from the coding sequence ATGACCCAATCGCTCAACTACCTCAAAGAAACCGCCTCGCAGACGGCCGGCCCCTATGTGCATATCGGCCTCGCCCCCGGTGATGCGGGGTTTGACATCTACGCACAGGAACTGGGCCGCGATATCGCCGGACCCAACGCCAAGGGCCAGCGGATTACCGTCACCGGCATAGTCACCGACGGCACCGGCGCGCCGGTCAAGGACGTGCTGATTGAAATCTGGCAGGCCAATGCCGCGGGCATCTATGCCGGCGCGGGCGATGTCGAAGAGGGCTTTCGTGGCTGGGGCCGTGTGATCCCAGATTTTGACACCGGCAAATTCACCTTTGAAACCGTCAAGCCCGGCCCCGTTGCGGGCACAGACGGGCGCATGGCGGCACCACACCTGAACCTCTGGCTGGTCGCACGCGGTATCAATGTGGGCCTGAACACGCGGATGTATTTTGACGATGAGACCGCCAACGCCAGCGATCCGGTGCTCAACCTGATCGAGCAGGCACACCGCCGCGACACGCTGATCGCGACGGGTGATGCGAACACATTTACGTTCAACATCAGCCTGCAGGGCGAGAATGAAACCGTCTTCTTGGATGTATAA
- the pcaH gene encoding protocatechuate 3,4-dioxygenase subunit beta, whose product MTSPLYQRDREWHPPALAPDYKTSLGRSPKNALLSLEGSPSELTGPTFGHNDIDAIDNDLLRNYAKSGDPIGERIILHGRVLDENARPVPNTLVEIWQANAGGRYRHKKDSYLAAIDPNFGGCGRTLTDENGYYTFRTVKPGAYPWRNWINSWRPAHIHFSVFGTAFAQRLITQMYFEGDPLIAKCPIVKSIPDQRAVDQLVAALDLNATIPLDSMAYKFDIILRGSRSTFFENRPEGN is encoded by the coding sequence ATGACATCACCGCTTTACCAACGCGACCGCGAATGGCACCCCCCTGCACTGGCACCTGACTATAAAACCAGCCTCGGCCGGTCCCCGAAAAATGCGCTTCTGTCGCTCGAGGGCTCGCCCAGCGAACTGACAGGCCCGACCTTCGGCCACAACGATATCGACGCCATCGACAATGACCTGTTGCGCAACTACGCCAAATCCGGTGATCCCATCGGTGAGCGCATCATCCTGCATGGGCGCGTTCTGGATGAAAATGCGCGCCCTGTGCCCAACACGCTTGTGGAAATCTGGCAAGCCAATGCAGGCGGGCGCTACCGGCACAAGAAAGACAGCTACCTTGCCGCGATTGACCCCAATTTCGGGGGGTGTGGCCGGACACTCACAGACGAGAACGGCTATTACACCTTCCGCACCGTGAAGCCCGGCGCGTACCCGTGGCGCAACTGGATCAACAGCTGGCGTCCGGCGCATATCCATTTCTCGGTGTTCGGCACCGCCTTTGCCCAGCGCCTGATTACCCAGATGTATTTTGAAGGCGATCCGCTGATCGCGAAATGCCCGATCGTGAAATCCATCCCCGACCAGCGCGCGGTTGACCAACTCGTCGCAGCCCTCGACCTGAACGCCACCATCCCGCTCGACAGCATGGCCTATAAGTTCGACATCATTTTGCGCGGCAGTCGCTCGACCTTCTTTGAAAACCGTCCAGAGGGAAATTGA
- the pcaC gene encoding 4-carboxymuconolactone decarboxylase, which translates to MTDRFDTGMATRRAVLGDAHVDKAEAAKTDFDLPFQTLITEAAWGTVWASDGITPRERSMLTLALLAATKNFEEIPMHIRATARTGASKQDVIEAFQHVAIYAGVPAANHAIKLAKQTYAEMEGDQT; encoded by the coding sequence ATGACAGACCGGTTTGACACAGGCATGGCAACACGGCGTGCCGTTCTGGGCGACGCACATGTGGATAAGGCAGAAGCCGCCAAGACCGACTTTGATCTGCCGTTCCAGACGCTGATCACCGAAGCCGCATGGGGCACGGTCTGGGCGTCGGATGGGATCACCCCGCGCGAACGTTCAATGCTGACTTTGGCGCTACTGGCCGCGACCAAGAACTTTGAAGAAATCCCGATGCATATCCGCGCCACAGCACGCACCGGCGCCAGCAAACAAGACGTGATCGAGGCGTTTCAGCATGTGGCAATCTATGCAGGCGTGCCAGCGGCCAATCATGCGATCAAGCTTGCCAAACAAACCTATGCCGAAATGGAAGGGGATCAGACATGA
- the pobA gene encoding 4-hydroxybenzoate 3-monooxygenase, with the protein MKTQVAIIGGGPSGLLLSQLLHTRGIESVVLERKTRDYVLGRIRAGVLEQGLVKLMEEAGCADRLLAEGILHDGTLISYGDEMFRVDFTEHTGTPVIVYGQTEVTRDLYDAREKAGGQIEFNVEDVVIHGADTDAPSITYKVDGQERRLECDFIAGCDGFHGVSRQTIPLDVRREYEKVYPFGWLGILSETPPVNHELIYANSPRGFALCSMRNENLSRYYIQCSLDDKPEDWTDEAFWEELKRRIPADQAANLVTGPSIEKSIAPLRSFVTEPMRWGRLFLCGDAAHIVPPTGAKGLNTAASDVHYLYNGLTEFYANGSTDGIDSYSQKALARVWKAERFSWWFSSLMHRYPDQSEFDLKMQVADLAFLRSNKAAQKAMAENYVGLPY; encoded by the coding sequence ATGAAAACGCAGGTGGCGATCATCGGTGGTGGACCATCGGGTCTTTTATTGTCTCAATTGCTGCACACACGCGGCATTGAAAGCGTCGTGTTGGAACGCAAGACGCGCGACTATGTGCTGGGGCGCATCCGTGCAGGCGTACTGGAACAAGGCCTGGTCAAGTTGATGGAAGAAGCAGGCTGTGCCGACCGGCTCCTTGCCGAAGGCATCCTGCATGACGGCACGCTGATCTCATACGGCGACGAGATGTTCCGCGTTGATTTTACCGAACACACAGGCACGCCGGTCATCGTCTACGGCCAGACCGAAGTGACGCGGGACCTCTATGACGCGCGCGAAAAAGCAGGCGGGCAGATTGAATTCAACGTCGAAGACGTGGTGATCCACGGCGCCGACACTGACGCCCCCTCGATCACCTATAAGGTTGATGGCCAAGAGCGGCGGCTTGAGTGTGATTTCATCGCTGGCTGTGACGGTTTTCACGGTGTCAGCCGCCAGACAATTCCGCTGGATGTGCGGCGCGAATATGAAAAGGTCTACCCGTTCGGCTGGCTTGGCATCCTGTCAGAAACCCCGCCTGTGAACCATGAACTGATCTACGCCAATTCACCGCGCGGCTTTGCGCTGTGTTCGATGCGCAACGAAAACCTCAGCCGCTATTACATCCAGTGTTCTTTGGATGACAAACCAGAGGACTGGACGGATGAGGCCTTCTGGGAGGAACTCAAGCGCCGCATCCCTGCCGATCAGGCGGCAAATCTGGTCACAGGCCCGTCTATTGAGAAATCCATCGCGCCTTTGCGGTCCTTCGTGACCGAACCGATGCGCTGGGGGCGCTTGTTCCTTTGCGGTGACGCCGCCCATATCGTGCCGCCCACGGGGGCAAAAGGCCTGAACACCGCAGCCTCTGATGTGCATTACCTCTATAACGGCCTGACAGAATTCTACGCTAACGGCAGCACTGACGGCATCGACAGCTATTCGCAAAAGGCCCTCGCCCGTGTCTGGAAGGCCGAGCGGTTTAGCTGGTGGTTCTCGTCCCTGATGCACCGCTATCCTGATCAGTCCGAGTTTGATCTGAAAATGCAGGTTGCCGATCTCGCATTCCTGCGGTCCAACAAAGCCGCGCAAAAGGCGATGGCGGAAAACTATGTGGGCTTGCCGTATTGA
- the pcaQ gene encoding pca operon transcription factor PcaQ — protein sequence MDHRIKFRHLNAFSAIARAGSLKVAAEQLHLTQPAISKALKELEEIIGVVLLERSRAGVKLTAEGDTFLQFAEQSTSALRHGLRSVRATGLSAGKLRIGALPSVASHLLPQAVTDFCARSPDTLVELHEGPHQDLTTRLRSGGLDLVVGRLGRPETMTGLEFLQLYTERVVVVAHPDSPAVAVRQFAELDAFRILYPPQDSAIRSLVARLLISQGVPLFRDRIESASSAFGRAVTLADPNTVWVISYGVVAADLAEGRLVALDLDTSATAGAVGVMSRAEEVRSVAARAFISALVRAVPA from the coding sequence ATGGATCACAGGATCAAGTTTCGACATCTGAATGCCTTCAGCGCGATTGCACGGGCGGGCAGTCTGAAGGTCGCGGCTGAGCAGTTGCATCTGACGCAGCCTGCGATTTCCAAAGCCCTCAAGGAGCTGGAAGAAATCATCGGCGTTGTGTTGCTTGAACGGAGCCGTGCGGGCGTGAAGCTGACGGCAGAGGGTGACACATTCCTGCAATTTGCAGAGCAAAGCACCTCGGCCTTGCGGCACGGGTTGCGGAGCGTGCGGGCGACGGGGCTGTCAGCAGGGAAACTACGCATAGGGGCGTTGCCCAGCGTGGCCTCGCATTTGTTGCCGCAGGCCGTGACGGATTTCTGCGCGCGTAGTCCCGACACTTTGGTCGAGCTGCATGAAGGTCCGCATCAGGACCTGACGACGCGGTTGCGTAGCGGGGGGCTGGATCTGGTCGTGGGGCGGTTGGGGCGGCCCGAGACGATGACGGGGCTGGAGTTCTTGCAGCTTTATACCGAACGCGTGGTGGTCGTGGCCCATCCGGACAGTCCTGCTGTGGCGGTGCGCCAGTTTGCGGAATTGGATGCCTTTCGCATTCTTTATCCGCCGCAGGATTCCGCCATCCGGTCGCTTGTCGCACGTTTGTTGATTTCGCAAGGTGTGCCGCTGTTTCGTGACCGGATTGAATCAGCCTCTTCTGCCTTCGGGCGGGCCGTCACGCTGGCCGATCCGAACACCGTGTGGGTGATCAGCTATGGTGTTGTGGCCGCTGATCTGGCCGAGGGGCGGTTGGTGGCGCTAGATCTTGATACATCTGCCACCGCAGGTGCGGTGGGCGTGATGTCGCGCGCCGAAGAGGTGCGTTCGGTCGCCGCGCGCGCGTTCATCAGTGCGCTGGTACGTGCAGTGCCGGCGTAG